The stretch of DNA ataaaaataattttacatatttttttttaatttagggaGGAGTAAATAAGCTCTCAGAGGCAATGCATATAGCTATGAACAGCTGCTGATGTTCTGCAGAGGTGATGCAAATAGCCATGAACAGCTGCTgatgttttacattttaaaaagctttcagtCAGAAGGAAACTTCTTTTGATATTTACACACTCAAGGAATGGCTGTCAGGGGAAGGTTAGTTGGGCATGCAGACATCCCTATTAACTCTTGGTACTCTTAGAAATACCAAGAGTCAATTCATGTGTATTGGCTACTTTAAAACTTCATTGTAAAGAAAAGCTGCACAGAACATTTGTGGCTCAGTAAGAGAAACGTGTTGTCACTGAGCTCCTGATGGAATTCAAAAGTAGTTTTCTCTGCAATGATAGGTACAGGaatcattttctttttgatgtgggatttttgtttttcttttcatactcAAAGCCAGGGCTCCTCAAGCTCTGCAGCATAAATGGCTGGAGACTTTGATAAGCTTCCCCTTTGCTGTTGAATAGCAACAGCAGTCAGATTGCACCATTGTTCAAGATAATTCTAATATCTCTGTAATGTTTTGTGCAGAACTGCCCAGCCTCCCAGCCCTTAACTCTGCCTTGAGATAAGCTACTATATAAATTATAGTGGTCATGAGTAGTAATTACATAAGCCTATGAGCAAGAATGTGGGAGTTAAGTCAAAAACCAGCCAAACAGTTTGGATGGAAAAGGAAGGTTAGAGATTATAGCTTTGGATTTGGTTGATGTCATTGTGTAACCTTTCTTATCTCATTTGTAAAACAATGTGCTTCATGTCCTATGTTTCATGGCAGTGCAGAAGGAATGATTGATTGCTTCTGTGGTATGCTTGTGACTGTTGTTTTTAACATTGTCACTTATTTGTGTCTTTGTCCTgttgcagaatttttttcaatCCCCTAATTCAGACTGGATGTATAATGATGATTCTCCCAAGTAGTGCAGTTTTCCATCCAGTGTTTAGCTAGATGAGATTTGGATTTTTGCCTTTGGCACCCAAGTACATTTTggaatttgttttccaaagagaaTTGAAAAGTTTCCTCCTGCCCTCACACAGCAGTTGCCAAAGTCTGAATTCACAATGTTCTTTGCCTCTTGGTGATGGGGAGTTCTCTgtgcttgctttatttttacaaCATTCTGGCCATACTATAAAACACTCCTACATGGATATGTACTGCCTAGAACAGCTCACGTGCTGGATGAAGGTTGTTCCTGTTTGCTGGACAAAACATGATGTAACGAAGAAGTACAGAGGTTTGGTTTTAATCTCTCCATTCAGTGCTTTTTTTGCCAGGGAGGTGGGCTTGTGTGATAAATTTTTACAAGGTCAAGAAGGAGAGggccaggaaaagcagagcgTGTAGCTATGCTTTTTCTAAAGCACCCATCATATAAGTTGTCATGAAGAGATACAAGCTAAAAAAGTGTTATAGGTGGGGGTTTTACCCCAAAATGTATTTACAGTGTATTTTTACCCAAAAGGCTAttgaaacagctttttcttaTGCATTGGTAAACAAGTAGTCAtctgtttatatataaaatatgtatggTGTGTCCCTAAAAATAGGAGTCTCCTGTCTAGCCCAGCATTAATTTATGTACACAGTTCTGACATTTGATCTATATTTAGCTTAACACACTaaatagacaaaaataaatgcatggaAATACATTTAGGAAGCACagttattttaataacattGTTTAAAAACACAATTCTGTACTTAGTGGAGGAGTTCCCTTCTTTAACAgatgcccctggatccctggaagtgttcaaggccaggttggacaggacgtggagcaacctggtttagtcaaacatgtccctgcccatggcaggggattggaaccTTTTTAAACCAGATCATTCTGGGTTTCTGTCAGAGTGGACATGATTTGTTATGAAAGTAGTTAGAGTTTGCATAGAAGTTGGAAGTCTCAGGTACTGTTGAAATagcaaaaatacaaattgtAATATGGTTTCAGTAGCAGACATGCAAACAGGTAAGAAATCTTtttgcagcacaggcagtgttAAATACAGAGCATTCTGCATGCTGTTGAGTACAAGCACAATGTGTGGGCTGTGCTCTCATTTCAGATTCACAGTCCTTTTGGAATCCACAGTTCCCAGATtctgcagattttcttttgtttccaggACATCGACTGCAATCTCACTTactccaaaatatttctgaaatgctattttaaaGCACAGTCTGGTGATTATGTAATTTTACCATTATAATCCATCATTGACTTCTATCATTTGTGCCTATGAACATGCAGGCAGTAATGTATAATAATCAAAGCTGGTTTTACAAGTGAATTTTCTAATCTATAGCACATGATTCTGAAGGATATTTTCAAATTGACTCTAATTGACTATTGTATGAGGTTTTTATGAACTCTTTCTAGTATTGTAATTTTCACGAGCTCTGATCTGCTAGTTAAAAGATTTAGGAGAGAAGTCATAAAAGTATTAAATTTTGCATCTACTGTTCAGATTCTTCTAGACTGAAAAATTACCAGAACTGGGGTTTTTACATTTATAAGTCTAATTCAAGCTTTGATGTTTAAGAAAACaggaagacaaagcaaaacaaaaaatccatgaaacaataaataaaaccctAAGCCAAAGAAACCATCCGAAAgccctggaaaagaaaaaatcttccAAACTGGAGCAGGTGGTCTTTTAtgacataaaataaatttattctaaTGAGATGCTTCGTAGAAGTTCTGGGAGTCTAAAATTACTGTATTAAGCTATTTTAAAGATGGTTTATGATTTAATTGCAGTGTTGTAGTTtcttttatttaggaaaatagTAGTCTGCTTTTTCACTGGATAAATTTCATTCTACAACTTAATTATGTAAGGACTTGACTAAAGCTGTATATTGACTATCAGAGCATTTGGGGCTGCAATTAGTCATATGAAGCACTCAAAGTAGTCCAGAGgaacaaagaagcaaaatggCCAGAGTAATATCTAAGTATGGAAAtgagggagcagggctgcatcctttttgtgctgaattttcaaggcagcaggaagcagggaTATGTGTACTTTCATCACCTGTGGTCTAGCTACaataaattaagtttaaaaaaagtaaaaattaggGAATGAGATGTTTAGATAAATGGATTTGGATAATGGGGCATGCTCTCAACACCAATGGTAATGTGAGAGCATTACTATAAAGCAGAGATATCAAATAAGAGAATGTTTTCTAACAAAGATTCtccctttgttatttttttcttaaaatcctttctttttgaATCCTTTCTTCaattactttctttttgaaaataaaaaataaggcTTGTTGAAACACTTTAAGACTTGCACTGTGGCAGGATGAAGAGCCTGCAGAGAAACCTAGGTTCTTTGAGCAGGAAGGAAACATGCATTTATATTGGGACAGTGGTGGGGTACAGGCAGAAGGTGCCCAGGCATGGGTGTGGGTCTATGCCTGGCACCAGGAgggtccctgcagagctgggggatgGATGCTGCTGTTGGATGTGCCTAGATGAGTTGGGGTGCCACGTGCTTAACCCCAATTTCAGCTTGTGGCTCCAGCTTTGGTAGCAGCTGGGTACTGACAACAGCTCTGATCTTGCATAGTAAGAATATAGAAAAATGACTCATGAAGCAGGAGGTTTATTGAAGGCAGTGTTTTGCAGTTCATAGAAAGAGTTTTCTTGGTCTTGCAAAGAAAGGTCTCTGGAGGAGACCTGCCAGTGGATACAGAGCAAACACATGACAAGCTGTGGCAGGTGGACAAGGAATGAGATTTTCCTGTCTAATAATTTCTTGGCTGCTGTTAAGGTTACAGATCTGACTTGACTGGTTGTTCTGACAGAAATGGGCTAGTTCAGACAGCTGCAACAACAGGGAGGCAGAAAAAGCTTGGTTGAGAggcaaaatgtcattttgggAAGGGTTAATAGCAGGTGATAGGTGGTGGCCATGTGAACAAAAGCATGGTAGAGCAAGAGGTCTGTCAAATAGGAAATTGATTTtagcctcctgctcctccagcacagccacccctgTGTTTGGCTGGGTGAGGGTGGAGCAACGGCTGGTGAGAGATTGTTTCTGTTTGAGCTTGGCTTTCAGCTCCTTTGCTTTGAGAACGGGGTGTAATTTATCTGTATTTGAGTGAGGTTTTCCAGGAATGTTCAACTAGTCTTTTTCTGCAGTTGTGCAGTCTCAAGGTGGCAGTCAGAGACAGTTTTTGTGATTATGCAGATCTGCTGTCCTTTAATGCCACTGGCTGCAGCCAAGCCTCTTGGTGACCCAGGGCCTTCTGAGTCCACCACGCAGTTAAACACATACTGTTAAACACACTCGTCCTGTGGCTCTGGGACTTGGTGCTTTGTCACTGACTGTTTTGTACAGTTAAAATGTGCTGTTAATGCAGCATGCACATCTGCCTCAGTGTTTGTAAGCAATATGGAAAGACATTTGGGGAATGGTTTTGTTCAATTATGAGAAGAATTGGGGTGGTTTCTTGGGAAACCCAGCTCAGAAGCACAGGGTCTgatgtgctgctccagcatttctttggaaaacaaaatgagcTTGCAGATCTTAATCAGCATGTTTGAGCTAGTGCCCATGTCAGAaaaactgcagctcctgcaggaagaGATAAGGAAGGTTCTGGTAAACAAGATGATTTGGTTAGGTactgctgcagtgctgatgtTTGCAGAAAGCTGCCCCTTGTCCAACTACATGAGAACACTTAATATCATTAAAATGAAGGCACAGCTAGTGAAAACTTCAATGTAGTCATTAGACTCTTGATTCTCTTTCTAAGCAATATTATGCTTTATTGTTgctctttaaaaagttttgaaaCTTTTGGTATGTTTTTGAAGGTTACTTTGGTACCTGAAATGGTTACATAAGTAATCTTTGGGTTTCTGTGTCATATGCTGGTACTTCTTTCatgtgctttggaaaaaaacacagcaaaaactaaatgcagaaaaattattGTTCTTGTGTACCCAAAATCACAGTTGTCAGATGCAGTTTTAGAACAACTCATCTCTGCTATGGCCTTCTTCATTTCATAGTCATGGAGGCCTCAGTTTCTCCAAGTATCATAACAGTATGAAGTGTCTCTGCTACTGAATGAGTTCAAACATTTAGACTTACAGCTCCTTATATTTTTACAATAATGAGAACTGTTTACAACCCCTTCAGTTCATGGTTAGAGACTTAAAATCAGTCtttttgtcaaaataaaagctatttgAGACTGTTCTTCCAAGCTGCTTTGCAAAACAGGAGGTGGGGATCTGCGAAATCATACTGGATTTATTGTTATTTGGAAGGGGGAGAGAGATTTTTGGGGTGGTGGGCTGTAATGAAAACAGGgaattctattttctttatttaacgCTCCtgtaatatttccttttattgctGTCGCACTGTTGTGGACTTTATTGGTTGGCTTCAGCAAGAATAAGGCCCCAGaggagggatgaggagcaggCTCCTCAGCAGTGCACCCTGACTTGTTCAGTGGGATCCTCTCTGTTTACAGCGGtgaagggagggcagggctgtggatgGGGTGGATGCCACAGGGATGGGTGGTCTGAACAAGTGCCAAGCACCAAGTTCCTGCCAGAGACAACTGCCTGCTTGGTAACACcattatttttgcaaataaaaattgtcTACGCTCTCATAAACAAATTATACTTGGGCCTTGCTGCCTCGTGCATTTCTGCCgtggaaatatttcagtgtgagAGAAAATATGTCTATATGTGAAGCAGTTTTGAATTAAGTTCTTAAGCTTGTACAATTCCTGATATGGACAAAACTGTACTCATGTGAATTGCCTCCCTTTCAGATGAGAGCTGAAGTACTGCTGTTGTTGCTGGAACCAGCTtttgcctggctgctgccattTATTTAGTGCAGCCTGTTTGTGCTGACAGTTGCAGATGTGTCTTATGGAGCTGAGCCTTGGTGGTCACATACAGTAATTCttactgttttgcttttgtgctaAATAGTTTTATAATTTTAAGAACTCAAAATAATTGCATTGAAATTTTTACTTTGTTCTCTTACTGATTTAACATCCACATCAGGTAGTTTCAGGTCTCAGCTGTGATTTGCAAGGCCTTATAAAAGAGTTCCCTGTAATGAATACATTGCTTTTTGCTACCACCAGGATGTCTCTAGCACAGGAGAGCTGTAGCTTGGAGCCCACGGGCTGAAGGGAAAGTTTTGgagagagcttttttttttgctgggcACTGCAAGAAACTTAAAAACTGTGAGGACTAATGTTTTGTGGCTTGTCTGTGAGGTGTCTGTCTCTTGCTCTGTAGAAATATTGATGCTTCAAAATACATAGGGAGCCCCCTTCTTGCCTCTTTCAGGTGTACCACGTGTCTTCAGACAGCTATGAGACACAAAACCAGCACTACGGAAGGAGCTTGACCAAGGAAACAGTCAAGGACGGTAAGTAAGGGAATTGGCGTGTGCTTGgatcttttcatttaaatactGATTTATAGAACTGTGTGGAAAAAGTATTCTGGGTGTTCCCAttttaaaagtccttttttGTCCTCAAAGACCCTCATGGCTGTTCCGTATAGTATTTGAGCTGCCTCTCAACTTAAAATTAAGTGTGCAGTTGGCTGTAACAGCAGTGCAGAATATAGGAATATCCTCCTCCTCATGTCTCTTTTACTGCTAATAAGGGAGAGAATTCTAGAATTCAACTTCTTTGCAGCTTTGAAACTGTAATGAAATAGAAATCTTGTAGAAGTATTGCatgtttttattataaatacTTTTGTCTCTAGTTGTCTTCTGTGAATATCtaagtgtattttttattagaaagcTACTACAAAAGCATCTTTCAGTTCAAAGGACTTGATCAGTTGACGTCAATCCACATGTTGCTCTACATtaacaattaataaaaatgctgcCATCATGGGGCTGTTTGGTGATAATGATTGCAGACTTGTTATTAGTTGACGCCTGCTCATCTGTCCCCCAACAAGGGACAGAAggtacacacacaaacacactcaTAATAACAAGCTGCTTGAGCCTGTTTCTGCATGGAGAATTTAATGGGTCCCTGCCCAAAACTGTCCAGACACTTGTTCAGTTGACCTGGGAGCAGGAACCATGTTCTTTTACTGTGTGCTTGATACATTTACTTCTACTTAAAACCCAAGCCCAAGCTGTAGTATTACACAGCAGGTGATGTGACTGAAGGTCTCAGAGTTCTTAGGCTCACTTTGGTTTAGTTAGTAACTGCCTGAAGAGAAACTACCTGAATGGTGTCTGTTCCTTCAGATAAGAGCTATTCTCAtcccaaaagacaaaaaaaatcatttgttttctgttcagaagtgaaaaaaatgtttttcttgcagGCATCTCAAAGTTTTTCCACAGTGGGTACTGCTTGAGAAAAGATGTGGTAGCTGCCAGCATTCAGAAGGTTGAGAAGATTTTGGAGTGGTTTGAAGGCCAGACACAGCTCAACTTCTACGCAAGCTCACTGCTGTTTGTCTATGAAGGTTCATGTCAAGCGACAACCATGCGGTTGAGTGATGTCACCTTGGCAGAGAAGAGAAGAGTACCCAAAGGCCTGTTATCAGGTGGAGATGTATTGgagtataataataatattcatGTAATAAATTCGACAGAGAATGGAAAAATTGAAGCCTCTGTAGGTAAAGGCTTGTCTAAATTTTATGCACTTCACAAAAAGGCGTGCTCGAAGAGGCACCACAGTCAGCTCTCCCTAAAAGTTGAAAACTCAGAGCAAGACAATGTGTGGAAAACCAGCACATGCATTACACAGGAGCACCTGAATGGAAATGTTCTACCCCAACTGGAAAAAGTTTTCTATCACATGCCAGCAGAGACCAAGGAAAGTGCAAATGTCGAAGTCCGAATGATCGATTTCGCTCATGTGTTTCCCAGCAACACAAAGGATGAGGGCTATATTTATGGTCTGAAGAATCTCATCACAgtactgcaaaatattttggataaCTAAATTCTTTGCTATGTTTTTTATTGGGGGCCAATGATAAAGAGCAACAACATGAAGAATTTCTGCACTTGTAATGCTGTATAACTGGGTTTGTATTGttctatattttatttgtctttgtaCTTTTGGTAGAAAGGTTTAACTTTTTATAATTTCACTCAGGAAAAATATTGATAGTTAATTAGGAAGTGTGAAAGGATGAAGATACCTGAGATAAAGCAGGATAGTTAAATTAATAGAATGAAATGTATGTAGTTGGCTTAAATCCAAGGACTACCAGAAGCAAGGGTTATGTTAGTTCTTCTAATGACTTTAGCATAGATGACATTTTTGCCCATTTAGCCTTGACACTGAGCCACATCTCCATTAAGAGGTGTTTAGAAAATAGACTGAAAGTTGTAAGGTGCAGGATTGATGTCCTCAGTACTGCCCTTGTGTTTACTGTATTTGAATAACTGGAGTAACTCTGCTTGGAGAGAAATCCCATTCTGAGTCAGCAGTCTCACCTGAAGCCAGTGCATCCCAAAGTGCTTTTCTATGTCATTGGACAATATTGTTGTTCTTTCAGCCCTTCCCTCTTCTTGGATGTTGTAGCTGATGTTCACCACACATGAGCTACCATGTAATTTGTGTTGAGGTGCTAAGAAAATGCTGGAGTACAATACCATAACAGACTTAAACTGCACAACTTCTAGAGAAACCGTTTGTTCCTAAGAACAAGCGAAAGAAGGCAAATGCAAGATGTTCCAGGAACTGATTTGGTTTAGGAGATTATGTCAGTCTGTTAATGGAGTGTCTGATGCTGTGATTAAGGAAAATGTCTCACTCTGTTGTTCTCGTGGCCATTCTCCATCAacattgctttaaaaagcaaaccagtAGAATGGGGAAACAAGTGTTTTGGGTGagtgtgcagagctctgctggctgtAAGCCACTTGCATTTTTGCAGTGAGTGTTTGATGCTTCAACTGCTGGGGAGCACTGACTGGAACCTCAAGCAATAGAAGGCAGAGGA from Vidua chalybeata isolate OUT-0048 chromosome 8, bVidCha1 merged haplotype, whole genome shotgun sequence encodes:
- the IPMK gene encoding inositol polyphosphate multikinase produces the protein MATEPPRPAGRPEGGRGCCAGGGRGETEEAEAAAQPVLGASPGPAAAGGGRRRALNGCVPLSHQVAGHMYGKDKGGILQHPDGTVLKQLQPPPRGPREQEFYNKVYDSECCDSILLELREYLPKYFGVWSPPTAPNDTYLKLEDVTRKFNKPCIMDVKIGQKSYDPYASAEKIQQQVSKYPLMEEIGFLVLGMRVYHVSSDSYETQNQHYGRSLTKETVKDGISKFFHSGYCLRKDVVAASIQKVEKILEWFEGQTQLNFYASSLLFVYEGSCQATTMRLSDVTLAEKRRVPKGLLSGGDVLEYNNNIHVINSTENGKIEASVGKGLSKFYALHKKACSKRHHSQLSLKVENSEQDNVWKTSTCITQEHLNGNVLPQLEKVFYHMPAETKESANVEVRMIDFAHVFPSNTKDEGYIYGLKNLITVLQNILDN